A single region of the Pontibacter kalidii genome encodes:
- a CDS encoding ABC transporter ATP-binding protein, protein MSILKIDGVTKTYANHTALDNVSFEIPQGCIFGLLGPNGAGKTSLIRIITQITGADSGKIYFKGERLKPNHIKDMGYLPEERGLYKKMKVGEQLLYLAQLKGLSKEEATARIKAWVDRFEIREWLGKHIEDLSKGMQQKVQFIATVLHEPSLIILDEPFSGFDPINANLIKDEILSLRERGATIIFSTHRMESVEELCDNIALINRAQKVLDGPVKEIKDAYKTDTYQIIGNGHLMITSPDFEVLEQHDNHGIFRANVRLLNDTSPNDLLRYLIQRVEVHSFVELVPSINEIFIRKVKETHHA, encoded by the coding sequence TTGAGTATTCTGAAGATTGATGGCGTGACTAAAACCTACGCCAACCACACTGCCCTCGACAACGTGAGCTTCGAAATTCCGCAGGGCTGCATTTTCGGCTTGCTTGGTCCCAACGGTGCGGGCAAAACATCGCTCATTCGCATCATTACCCAGATTACGGGCGCCGACAGCGGCAAAATATACTTTAAAGGCGAGCGCCTGAAACCCAATCACATCAAGGATATGGGCTACCTGCCCGAGGAGCGCGGCCTGTATAAGAAGATGAAGGTGGGGGAGCAGCTGCTGTACCTGGCCCAACTCAAAGGACTGAGCAAAGAGGAGGCAACCGCCCGCATCAAAGCCTGGGTAGACCGTTTTGAGATACGCGAGTGGCTGGGCAAGCACATTGAGGACCTCTCCAAGGGGATGCAGCAGAAGGTGCAGTTTATCGCTACGGTGCTGCACGAGCCTTCGCTGATCATCCTCGACGAGCCTTTCTCCGGCTTCGACCCCATCAACGCCAACCTGATAAAAGACGAGATCCTGAGCCTTCGCGAGCGTGGCGCCACGATCATTTTCTCCACGCACCGCATGGAGTCGGTGGAGGAGCTCTGCGATAACATTGCCCTGATCAACCGGGCACAGAAAGTGCTGGACGGGCCCGTGAAGGAGATAAAGGATGCCTATAAAACCGACACCTACCAAATTATAGGCAACGGCCACCTGATGATCACCTCGCCTGATTTTGAGGTGCTCGAGCAGCACGACAACCACGGCATTTTCAGGGCCAACGTGAGGCTGCTGAACGACACTTCGCCCAACGACTTGCTGCGCTACCTGATCCAGCGCGTGGAGGTGCACTCCTTTGTGGAGCTGGTGCCAAGTATAAACGAAATCTTCATCCGAAAAGTAAAGGAAACCCACCATGCATAA
- a CDS encoding DUF6624 domain-containing protein, producing the protein MKTIVPVILLLLLAGCQNKADNNAASTVKEEQPDYTLLQQELEEIYDHDQGVRDVDWDSINADPSAQRAYIHKMRQIDSTNQTKVLPILEKYGWLPKSRIGEKAADAVFYVVQHSNTATIEKYLPQMEEMAKQGEASGTDAAKMRDRLLMWKGEKQLYGTQAVNFIREDARHAIWPIDDVENVNRRRKAVGFTTTIEEYAAEAGVIFDPKEELPEVRINFE; encoded by the coding sequence ATGAAAACGATCGTACCGGTTATCCTTCTGCTGCTCCTGGCTGGATGCCAGAATAAGGCAGATAACAATGCTGCCTCAACTGTTAAAGAAGAGCAACCGGATTATACGTTGCTGCAACAGGAGTTGGAGGAGATATACGATCATGACCAAGGGGTGCGAGATGTGGATTGGGATTCTATCAATGCTGACCCTAGTGCCCAAAGGGCCTATATCCATAAAATGCGGCAAATAGACTCTACTAATCAGACGAAGGTATTGCCTATACTTGAGAAGTATGGGTGGTTGCCAAAGAGCAGAATAGGAGAGAAAGCGGCTGATGCAGTTTTTTATGTGGTGCAGCACTCCAACACAGCGACAATAGAGAAGTACCTGCCACAGATGGAGGAGATGGCCAAGCAGGGGGAGGCAAGCGGTACAGATGCCGCTAAAATGCGTGACAGGTTGCTGATGTGGAAAGGTGAAAAGCAGCTATACGGCACACAGGCAGTCAATTTTATACGAGAGGATGCAAGGCATGCTATCTGGCCGATTGACGATGTAGAAAACGTGAATAGGCGTAGAAAGGCAGTTGGTTTTACAACAACCATAGAAGAATATGCAGCTGAAGCGGGTGTCATTTTCGACCCTAAGGAGGAGTTGCCAGAAGTACGGATTAACTTCGAATAA
- a CDS encoding aminotransferase class V-fold PLP-dependent enzyme — MNNKVYFTPGPSELYPTVPQHMQEAMAQKIGSISHRSKQFQEIYASAESGLRELLQLPDEYEVFFVSSATEIWERAIQNNVQRESFHLVNGSFSKRFYETAKELGREAQLHEVPFGQGFDVESINVPETAELVALIQNETSSGACMPVEDINRFREKASADTLIYVDAVSSLPYPAFDYTLVDSVYFSVQKCFGLPAGLGVWLANDRCMAKARELQESGLSVGSYHTLPALLEKALLSQTVETPNVLNIYLLGKVLEDMNRKGVATIRQETEAKAAQIYTFLEQSKVFSPAVENLQQRSKTTIVANTSIPASEVNKHLAKYDLQVGSGYGKYKESQIRIANFPAHSPEQVARLLEKLKEVEKLGS, encoded by the coding sequence ATGAACAACAAAGTATACTTTACCCCCGGCCCATCGGAGCTGTACCCTACGGTGCCACAGCACATGCAGGAGGCGATGGCGCAGAAAATCGGTAGCATCTCGCACCGCAGCAAGCAATTCCAGGAGATCTACGCCAGTGCCGAAAGCGGCCTGCGCGAGCTGCTGCAGTTGCCGGATGAGTATGAGGTGTTTTTTGTATCGTCGGCCACCGAGATCTGGGAGCGGGCCATACAGAATAATGTGCAGCGGGAGAGCTTCCACCTGGTGAATGGCTCCTTCTCAAAACGATTTTACGAAACCGCAAAAGAACTGGGCCGTGAGGCACAACTGCATGAGGTGCCGTTCGGGCAGGGCTTTGATGTGGAAAGTATAAACGTGCCCGAGACGGCGGAATTGGTGGCGCTCATCCAAAACGAGACCAGCTCAGGTGCCTGCATGCCGGTAGAAGACATCAACCGGTTCCGGGAGAAAGCTTCGGCTGATACGCTTATTTACGTGGATGCGGTATCCTCCCTTCCCTATCCCGCCTTCGATTATACGTTGGTAGACTCGGTATACTTTTCGGTGCAGAAGTGTTTTGGCCTGCCCGCCGGCCTGGGCGTGTGGCTGGCCAACGACCGCTGCATGGCCAAAGCCCGCGAGTTGCAGGAGAGCGGCCTGTCTGTCGGCTCCTACCATACCTTGCCCGCACTCCTGGAGAAAGCCTTGTTGAGCCAAACGGTGGAGACACCAAATGTGCTGAACATCTACCTGCTCGGTAAGGTACTGGAGGACATGAACCGCAAGGGTGTGGCCACCATCCGCCAGGAAACAGAGGCCAAGGCAGCCCAGATTTATACTTTCCTGGAACAGAGCAAAGTCTTTTCACCAGCCGTGGAAAATCTGCAGCAACGCTCCAAAACCACCATCGTGGCCAACACCAGCATACCTGCTTCCGAGGTGAATAAGCACTTAGCGAAGTATGATTTGCAGGTCGGCAGCGGCTACGGCAAGTATAAAGAGAGCCAGATCAGGATCGCCAACTTCCCGGCCCATAGCCCGGAGCAGGTGGCGAGGCTGCTGGAGAAACTGAAGGAGGTAGAAAAGTTAGGGAGTTAG
- the dnaJ gene encoding molecular chaperone DnaJ: protein MAKRDYYEVLGVSKGATQEEIKKAYRKIAIKFHPDKNPDDPTAEDKFKEAAEAYEVLSDQQKRQRYDQFGHQGMNGGFGGGGMNMDDIFSQFGDIFGGGGFESFFGGSGRSGGGRRQRKGSNLRIKLKLTLEEIANGVEKKIKVKRYVACATCGGNGAKNGTDMQTCGTCQGSGQVRKVVNTMLGQMVSTATCPTCNGEGRIVTNNCNTCHGSGRELQEEVITINVPGGVMDSMQLSMSGKGNVPERGGVPGDLLIQIEEEPHPTLKREGNNVIFEQYISFVDAALGAEVEVPTISGKVKISIKPGTQSGEIFRLRGKGIQDINGYGKGDQLIHVNVWTPKSLSSDEKAVLEGLRYSSNFTPNPGKNEKGFFEKVKDYFQ, encoded by the coding sequence ATGGCTAAGAGAGATTATTATGAGGTTTTGGGGGTAAGCAAAGGCGCCACGCAGGAGGAGATAAAGAAGGCTTACCGCAAAATCGCCATCAAATTCCACCCCGATAAAAACCCCGACGACCCCACCGCCGAAGACAAGTTTAAGGAGGCGGCAGAGGCTTACGAGGTGCTGAGCGATCAGCAGAAGCGCCAGCGCTACGACCAGTTCGGCCACCAGGGCATGAACGGCGGCTTTGGCGGCGGTGGCATGAACATGGATGATATCTTCTCGCAGTTCGGCGACATATTCGGCGGCGGTGGCTTCGAGAGCTTCTTCGGAGGTTCCGGTCGCTCAGGCGGCGGACGCCGCCAGCGCAAAGGATCCAACCTGCGCATCAAGCTCAAGCTCACTCTGGAGGAGATAGCCAACGGCGTAGAGAAAAAGATCAAAGTGAAGCGTTACGTAGCCTGTGCTACCTGCGGGGGCAACGGCGCCAAGAACGGCACCGACATGCAAACCTGCGGCACGTGCCAGGGCTCCGGACAGGTACGTAAGGTGGTAAATACCATGCTGGGACAGATGGTGTCTACGGCAACCTGCCCTACCTGTAACGGCGAAGGCCGCATCGTGACTAATAATTGTAACACCTGCCACGGAAGCGGCAGAGAGTTGCAGGAGGAAGTGATCACGATCAATGTGCCGGGTGGCGTCATGGACAGCATGCAGCTGAGCATGAGCGGCAAGGGCAACGTGCCGGAGCGCGGTGGCGTGCCGGGTGATTTGCTGATCCAGATTGAGGAGGAGCCGCACCCAACCCTGAAGCGCGAAGGCAACAACGTGATTTTTGAGCAATACATTAGCTTTGTAGATGCTGCCCTGGGTGCTGAGGTAGAGGTGCCAACCATCTCGGGTAAAGTGAAGATCAGCATTAAGCCGGGTACGCAAAGTGGCGAGATCTTCAGACTGCGCGGCAAAGGCATACAGGATATCAACGGCTACGGCAAAGGCGACCAGCTGATCCACGTGAACGTGTGGACACCGAAGAGCCTGAGCAGCGATGAGAAAGCGGTGCTGGAAGGCCTGCGTTACTCCAGCAACTTTACGCCTAACCCAGGCAAGAACGAAAAGGGATTCTTTGAGAAAGTGAAGGATTACTTCCAGTAA
- a CDS encoding nucleotide exchange factor GrpE translates to MSDKDIKKEQEQEELQKNTANATADEELNQVDETAEATSSAEMQEDKTAAELAEMKDKFVRLMAEFENFRRRTAKERLELTKTASEDVMTELLPVLDDMERARQAMEESKELDTMLQGLELVFHKLKHVTQQKGLKAMETKAGDDFDSDLHEAVTQIPAPSEELKGKIVDIIEKGYTLNEKVIRFAKVVIGA, encoded by the coding sequence ATGTCAGATAAAGATATTAAAAAGGAGCAGGAACAAGAGGAATTGCAGAAAAACACTGCCAACGCAACCGCCGATGAAGAGCTGAACCAGGTGGACGAAACAGCCGAAGCCACTTCTTCTGCCGAGATGCAGGAAGATAAGACAGCTGCAGAACTGGCGGAGATGAAAGATAAGTTTGTGCGCCTGATGGCGGAGTTCGAGAACTTCCGTCGCCGTACGGCCAAGGAGCGCCTGGAGCTGACCAAAACGGCCTCCGAGGACGTGATGACCGAGTTGCTGCCGGTGCTCGACGATATGGAGCGCGCGCGCCAGGCCATGGAGGAGAGCAAGGAGCTGGATACGATGCTGCAGGGGCTGGAGCTGGTGTTCCACAAGTTAAAGCACGTAACGCAGCAGAAAGGGCTGAAGGCAATGGAGACAAAGGCGGGCGATGACTTCGACAGCGATCTCCATGAGGCGGTAACGCAGATTCCGGCCCCGTCAGAGGAGTTGAAAGGTAAGATTGTAGATATAATTGAAAAAGGATATACCCTTAACGAGAAGGTGATCCGTTTTGCGAAAGTAGTAATAGGAGCGTAA
- the serA gene encoding phosphoglycerate dehydrogenase, which yields MSKDKYFIIDFDSTFTQVEALDELGAISLQNHPEREKLLDQVKQITDSAMAGQSSFSEGLTQRLSLLQAHQRHLPQLIGILKEKVSDSVRRNREFLQEYADQIYIISSGFKEFITPIVTEYGIKEENVYANTFKVDELGNLTGFDEQNPLSLDKGKIKLLEQLALPGDVYVLGDGYTDYEIKEAGLANKFYAFTENIARESVVAKAEHIAPSLDEFLYQNKLPMAISYPKNRISVLLLENVHPQAVELFRHEGYQVETVNGALSEEELCEKIKNVSILGIRSKTQVTRRVLEHANRLMCVGAFCIGTNQIDLDACLEAGITVFNAPYSNTRSVVELALGEIIMLSRGVVDKSNLMHQGKWDKSAKGSFEVRDKKLGIVGYGNIGAQLSVLAEAMGMEVYYYDVIEKLQLGNARKVNSLHELLEKVDIVTLHVDGRPENKNMFGAAEFAAMKDGAIFLNLSRGHVVDIEALVQSIKSGKIRGAGVDVFPEEPATNNDPFESELCGLPNVILTPHVGGSTSEAQENIANFVPNRIMDYINSGNTYGSVNFPNLQLPELKNAHRLIHIHANVPGVLANINQVLAKNQVNILGQYLKTNERVGYVITDIDKAYDKQVVSDMRQVPHTIKFRILY from the coding sequence ATGAGCAAGGACAAGTACTTCATCATTGATTTCGACAGCACCTTTACGCAGGTAGAGGCCTTGGATGAACTGGGCGCTATCTCACTACAAAACCACCCGGAGCGCGAAAAGCTGCTCGACCAGGTAAAGCAGATCACCGACAGCGCCATGGCCGGCCAAAGTTCTTTTTCTGAAGGGCTGACACAGCGCCTCAGCCTGCTGCAGGCACACCAGCGCCACCTGCCGCAACTCATCGGCATACTTAAAGAGAAAGTATCGGACTCGGTGCGCCGCAACCGCGAATTCCTGCAGGAGTACGCCGATCAGATCTACATCATCTCCAGCGGCTTCAAAGAGTTTATCACCCCGATCGTAACAGAATACGGCATTAAGGAGGAGAACGTGTATGCCAACACGTTTAAGGTAGATGAGCTGGGCAACCTGACCGGCTTCGACGAGCAGAACCCACTGAGCCTGGACAAGGGCAAGATAAAACTGCTGGAGCAGCTGGCGCTTCCGGGCGATGTGTACGTGCTGGGCGACGGCTACACCGATTATGAGATAAAAGAGGCCGGTCTGGCCAATAAATTCTACGCCTTTACCGAAAACATAGCCCGCGAGAGCGTGGTGGCTAAGGCAGAGCACATTGCTCCCAGCCTGGACGAATTCCTGTATCAAAATAAATTACCGATGGCAATATCTTACCCTAAAAACCGCATCAGTGTGCTGCTGCTCGAAAATGTTCACCCGCAGGCCGTGGAGCTGTTCCGCCACGAAGGCTACCAGGTAGAAACCGTAAACGGTGCCCTGAGCGAGGAGGAGCTATGTGAGAAGATAAAGAACGTTTCCATACTTGGCATCCGGAGCAAAACACAGGTTACACGCAGGGTACTGGAGCATGCCAACCGCCTGATGTGCGTGGGGGCCTTCTGCATTGGCACCAACCAGATAGACCTGGATGCCTGCCTGGAGGCCGGCATTACGGTATTTAACGCTCCCTACAGCAATACCCGCAGTGTGGTGGAGCTGGCGCTGGGCGAGATCATCATGCTGAGCCGCGGTGTGGTAGACAAGAGCAACCTGATGCACCAGGGCAAGTGGGATAAATCGGCCAAGGGCAGCTTTGAGGTACGCGACAAGAAGCTGGGCATTGTAGGATATGGCAACATCGGTGCACAGCTCTCGGTGCTGGCAGAGGCCATGGGCATGGAAGTATACTATTACGATGTGATAGAGAAGCTGCAGCTGGGCAACGCCCGCAAGGTAAACTCCCTGCACGAATTGCTGGAGAAGGTCGACATCGTGACCCTGCACGTGGATGGCCGCCCGGAGAACAAAAACATGTTTGGCGCAGCGGAGTTTGCCGCCATGAAGGACGGTGCTATTTTCCTGAACCTGAGCCGTGGACATGTGGTGGACATTGAGGCGCTGGTGCAAAGTATAAAATCGGGCAAAATAAGAGGAGCGGGAGTGGATGTGTTTCCCGAGGAACCTGCCACCAACAACGATCCGTTTGAAAGTGAGCTCTGCGGTTTGCCCAACGTTATACTTACCCCGCACGTGGGCGGGAGCACCTCTGAGGCGCAGGAGAACATCGCCAACTTCGTGCCCAACCGCATCATGGATTATATCAACTCTGGTAACACCTATGGCAGCGTGAACTTCCCGAACCTGCAGCTGCCGGAACTGAAGAACGCGCACCGCCTCATCCACATTCACGCCAACGTGCCGGGTGTGTTGGCCAATATCAACCAGGTGCTCGCCAAGAACCAGGTCAACATCCTGGGCCAGTACCTGAAAACGAACGAGCGCGTGGGCTACGTGATCACCGACATCGACAAGGCTTACGACAAGCAGGTGGTCAGCGATATGAGACAGGTGCCGCACACCATCAAGTTCCGCATACTTTATTAA
- a CDS encoding DUF7935 family protein: protein MVNFFALLIELVKLALPALVLVGGLYFLLQKHYEREDRLRAERALQKDSRNSEIITPIRLQAYERVVLLLERITPSNLLLRVSPAGQSAAEYHRLLLSEIRNEFNHNMSQQVYMSEKAWQQVNQAREDVVKLINKTYQELPEAARGTDLAKRVLETVLVNEQDPTAQAINLVKQEVRQTFGS, encoded by the coding sequence ATGGTCAACTTTTTCGCTTTACTGATAGAATTGGTGAAACTTGCCCTGCCTGCCCTCGTGCTGGTAGGAGGATTATACTTCTTGCTGCAGAAGCACTACGAGCGCGAAGACCGCCTGCGGGCAGAGCGCGCGCTGCAGAAGGATAGCCGGAACTCCGAGATCATCACCCCGATACGGTTGCAGGCTTATGAGCGCGTAGTGCTGCTGCTCGAGCGCATTACGCCAAGCAACCTGCTGCTGCGCGTAAGTCCGGCCGGGCAATCGGCGGCCGAGTACCACCGCCTGCTGCTTTCTGAGATCAGGAATGAGTTTAACCATAACATGTCGCAGCAGGTGTATATGAGCGAGAAGGCTTGGCAGCAGGTAAACCAAGCCCGCGAGGATGTGGTGAAGCTCATCAACAAAACCTACCAGGAACTACCCGAAGCCGCCCGTGGCACCGACCTGGCCAAGCGTGTGCTGGAAACCGTACTGGTAAACGAGCAGGACCCCACCGCGCAGGCCATTAACCTGGTGAAACAGGAGGTTAGGCAAACGTTTGGCAGCTAG
- a CDS encoding ABC transporter permease: protein MHKIWLIIQREYLTRVRKKSFIIMTLLTPLLLATFMILPGLLIGMSDEAETVMVLDESGLFQGKLENKEDITFIPLAGSLDQAKLLYQETDNTALLYVPEMTIEDPKGFVVYGKKNISIQTQVRLENMLEKEIENQRYLASGLDRETLDKIKADVKLTAVNLSAQGEKDNNAIITSIAGVVGAVIIYFFIFLYGVQIMRGVIEEKTSRIVEVMISSVKPFQLMMGKIVGIAAVGLTQFLLWIVLSFIAVTAVSAAFGVDAAPSPAAQYAAGQMAAQGGEVTAQDPTAMENPQGQDEFASTFSDIKSSFANLPVALIFGCFLFYFLGGYLLYGSLFGAIGAAVDNETDTQQFMMPITIPLVIAFIMSYSIVLKNPDGPVAFWMSMIPLTSPIVMMVRVPFGVPAWELLLSMGLLVAGFVFTTWIASRIYRVGILMYGKKVNYKELSKWLFYRV from the coding sequence ATGCATAAAATCTGGCTGATCATACAACGCGAGTACCTGACGCGCGTGCGCAAAAAGAGCTTTATCATCATGACGTTGCTCACGCCGCTGCTGCTGGCCACCTTCATGATTTTGCCGGGCCTGCTCATTGGTATGTCGGATGAGGCGGAGACGGTGATGGTGCTGGACGAGAGCGGCCTTTTCCAGGGCAAGCTGGAGAATAAGGAGGACATCACCTTTATTCCGTTGGCCGGATCGCTGGACCAGGCCAAGCTGCTATACCAGGAAACAGACAACACGGCGCTGCTTTACGTCCCGGAGATGACCATAGAAGACCCCAAGGGGTTTGTGGTGTACGGCAAGAAGAACATCAGCATACAAACGCAGGTGCGCCTGGAGAACATGCTGGAGAAGGAGATTGAGAACCAGCGCTACCTCGCCTCCGGCCTCGACCGCGAGACACTGGATAAGATAAAAGCCGACGTAAAGCTCACGGCAGTTAACCTGAGCGCGCAGGGCGAAAAAGACAACAACGCCATCATTACCTCTATTGCCGGCGTGGTTGGCGCTGTGATCATTTACTTCTTTATTTTCCTGTACGGCGTGCAGATCATGCGCGGGGTGATAGAGGAGAAGACCAGTCGCATCGTGGAGGTGATGATCTCCTCGGTGAAGCCGTTTCAGCTGATGATGGGCAAGATCGTTGGGATAGCCGCCGTGGGCCTGACGCAGTTCCTGCTCTGGATCGTCCTTTCGTTTATAGCGGTAACGGCCGTTTCGGCTGCCTTTGGCGTGGATGCCGCGCCATCACCGGCGGCGCAGTATGCGGCAGGGCAGATGGCCGCGCAGGGTGGGGAGGTAACAGCTCAAGACCCTACCGCTATGGAGAACCCGCAGGGCCAGGATGAGTTTGCCAGCACCTTCAGCGACATCAAATCCAGCTTTGCCAACCTCCCGGTGGCGCTTATTTTCGGATGCTTCCTGTTCTACTTCCTGGGTGGCTACCTGCTCTACGGCTCCTTGTTCGGGGCCATTGGCGCCGCTGTGGATAACGAGACGGACACGCAGCAATTCATGATGCCGATCACTATTCCGCTGGTCATTGCCTTCATCATGTCGTACTCCATCGTGCTCAAAAACCCGGACGGGCCAGTGGCTTTCTGGATGTCCATGATCCCGCTCACCTCGCCGATCGTGATGATGGTGCGTGTACCCTTTGGCGTGCCTGCCTGGGAGCTGCTGCTCTCAATGGGCCTGCTGGTGGCCGGGTTCGTGTTCACCACCTGGATCGCCAGCCGCATCTACCGCGTGGGCATCCTGATGTATGGCAAAAAAGTAAACTACAAGGAGCTGTCGAAATGGCTGTTTTATAGGGTGTAA
- a CDS encoding ChaN family lipoprotein, which translates to MKYKFLTLLLIAITTVAMAQKKDKPAYRLFTAEGKSIHYGKMLKELQEAEVILFGEQHNDPIAHWLQLEVAKDLHRERPQKFAIGAEMFEADVQLVLDEYLAGQAPEKNFEQEARPWPNYATDYRPVVRLAKEQRIPFIATNVPRRYAAMVSGGSLAALEGISQEARKYIAPLPIALDMELPGYKGMMAMFGGNTHGNTKSINIVQAQALKDATMAHFILGQVEQGRQVLHLNGAYHSDNFEGIGWYLRQLRPQVKTRTITTVLQTNLEDLSDEHKNKADFILVVPESMTRTF; encoded by the coding sequence ATGAAGTATAAATTCCTGACACTTCTTTTGATAGCGATAACCACAGTAGCCATGGCGCAGAAAAAGGATAAGCCTGCTTACCGCCTGTTCACGGCGGAGGGTAAAAGTATACACTACGGCAAAATGCTGAAGGAACTGCAGGAGGCGGAGGTTATACTTTTTGGCGAGCAGCACAACGACCCGATCGCGCATTGGCTGCAGCTGGAGGTGGCCAAAGACTTGCACCGGGAGCGCCCTCAGAAATTCGCTATTGGCGCTGAGATGTTTGAGGCCGATGTGCAGTTGGTGCTGGATGAGTACCTGGCGGGGCAGGCGCCGGAAAAGAACTTTGAGCAGGAGGCAAGGCCGTGGCCAAACTACGCCACCGACTACAGGCCGGTGGTGCGCCTGGCCAAAGAGCAGCGCATCCCCTTTATCGCCACCAACGTGCCGCGCCGCTACGCAGCCATGGTTTCCGGTGGTAGCCTGGCCGCGTTAGAAGGCATCTCACAGGAGGCCAGGAAGTATATTGCCCCGCTGCCGATTGCGCTGGATATGGAGCTTCCGGGGTATAAGGGGATGATGGCAATGTTCGGCGGCAACACGCACGGCAACACCAAAAGTATAAACATTGTGCAGGCGCAGGCGCTGAAGGATGCCACCATGGCGCATTTTATACTTGGGCAGGTAGAGCAGGGGAGGCAGGTGCTGCACCTCAACGGCGCTTACCACTCCGATAACTTTGAGGGCATTGGCTGGTACCTCAGGCAGCTCCGGCCACAGGTAAAAACCCGCACCATCACCACCGTGCTTCAGACCAACCTGGAGGACCTATCCGATGAGCATAAAAACAAGGCTGACTTTATACTTGTGGTGCCGGAAAGTATGACGAGAACGTTTTGA
- a CDS encoding HesB/IscA family protein: MATETKTAPITLTEKALQEVKNILKEKNVPAEYGLRIGVQGGGCSGLSYLLGFDKPKDSDETFELDGVTLIMDKKHGMYVMGMEVDFQDGLNARGFTFNNPQASSTCGCGSSFSA; encoded by the coding sequence ATGGCAACAGAAACTAAAACTGCACCTATAACCCTGACAGAAAAAGCCTTGCAAGAGGTTAAAAATATATTGAAGGAGAAGAACGTACCAGCTGAGTATGGCCTGCGCATAGGTGTGCAGGGCGGTGGCTGCTCTGGGCTTTCGTACCTGCTGGGCTTCGACAAGCCGAAAGATTCTGATGAGACGTTTGAGCTGGACGGCGTAACGCTGATCATGGACAAGAAGCACGGCATGTACGTAATGGGCATGGAGGTTGATTTCCAGGATGGCCTGAACGCCCGTGGCTTTACCTTCAACAACCCACAGGCTAGCAGCACTTGCGGCTGCGGAAGCTCTTTCTCCGCTTAA
- the bshA gene encoding N-acetyl-alpha-D-glucosaminyl L-malate synthase BshA, which translates to MRIGIVCYPTFGGSGVVATELGKALALMGHQVHFITYSQPARLDTFNENLFYHEVYIPTYPLFQYPPYELALASKMVDIVRFEKLDVLHVHYAIPHASAAYMAKQILRTKGINIPVITTLHGTDITLVGKDASFEPVVTFSINQSDGVTAVSDSLRAETYDFFQIEKDIEVIPNFIDLEKFRRQKKEHFRLAIAPNNEKLLVHTSNFRGVKRVEDVIRIFAKVHEKIPSRLLMVGDGPERPKMEKLCRELQIYQDVRFLGKLEAVEEVLSISDLFLMPSEKESFGLAALEAMSCEVPVISSNAGGIPELNINGVTGFVSPVGAVDEMVQNALYILDDEHLPQFKANALQRAMDFDIQKIVPLYEEFYQRIIKEQLALL; encoded by the coding sequence ATGAGAATTGGTATAGTCTGTTACCCGACCTTTGGCGGCAGCGGCGTGGTAGCCACTGAACTTGGCAAGGCCCTGGCCCTGATGGGGCACCAGGTACACTTCATCACGTATAGCCAGCCTGCCCGCCTCGATACCTTCAACGAGAATCTTTTCTACCACGAAGTATATATCCCCACCTACCCCCTGTTTCAGTATCCGCCCTATGAGCTGGCCCTGGCCAGTAAAATGGTAGACATCGTCCGTTTCGAGAAGCTGGACGTGCTGCACGTGCATTACGCCATCCCGCATGCCTCAGCCGCCTATATGGCCAAGCAGATCCTGCGCACCAAGGGCATCAACATACCGGTGATCACAACATTGCATGGCACGGACATTACGCTGGTGGGCAAGGACGCCTCCTTTGAGCCGGTCGTAACGTTCAGCATAAACCAATCGGATGGGGTGACGGCGGTATCGGACAGCCTCCGCGCCGAAACCTATGACTTCTTTCAGATAGAGAAAGACATTGAGGTGATCCCCAACTTTATAGACTTGGAGAAGTTCAGGCGCCAGAAGAAAGAACACTTCCGTTTGGCCATAGCGCCCAACAATGAGAAGCTGCTGGTGCATACCTCTAACTTCCGGGGCGTGAAGCGCGTGGAGGATGTGATCCGGATCTTTGCGAAGGTACACGAGAAGATACCAAGCCGGTTACTGATGGTAGGAGACGGACCGGAGCGCCCGAAAATGGAAAAGCTGTGCCGCGAGCTGCAGATTTACCAGGATGTGCGCTTTCTGGGTAAACTGGAGGCCGTGGAAGAAGTGCTTTCCATCTCCGACCTGTTTTTAATGCCCTCCGAAAAGGAAAGCTTTGGCCTGGCCGCCCTGGAGGCCATGTCGTGCGAGGTGCCGGTTATCTCCTCCAACGCCGGGGGCATACCCGAGCTCAACATCAACGGCGTAACGGGGTTTGTGAGCCCGGTTGGCGCGGTGGATGAGATGGTGCAGAACGCCCTTTACATACTCGACGATGAGCACCTGCCGCAGTTTAAGGCCAATGCCCTGCAACGCGCCATGGACTTTGATATTCAGAAGATCGTGCCGCTGTATGAGGAGTTTTACCAGCGTATTATCAAAGAACAATTAGCCCTGTTGTAA